One window of Alphaproteobacteria bacterium genomic DNA carries:
- the bamE gene encoding outer membrane protein assembly factor BamE: protein MVIRKAGVKALIALVLVATALSACAPRVAVRGNLPRAEQLEKIVVGEQTREDVLEILGSPSTLGVFDDKIWYYISRKTEKLAFFDEEVVDQQVVAIYFDDQNTVQAIQQYDRDDLREIDMVERETPTSGNELSIIEQFLGNIGRFGRTPPSQ from the coding sequence ATGGTTATCCGTAAAGCCGGAGTCAAAGCCCTCATCGCCCTGGTTCTCGTCGCCACGGCCCTGTCTGCCTGCGCGCCGCGTGTCGCCGTTCGGGGCAACCTGCCCCGTGCGGAGCAACTTGAAAAAATCGTTGTCGGCGAGCAAACGCGTGAGGATGTCCTCGAAATCCTGGGCTCACCGTCCACACTTGGGGTCTTTGATGACAAAATATGGTATTACATCAGCCGGAAGACGGAGAAACTTGCCTTTTTCGATGAAGAAGTCGTCGACCAGCAGGTAGTCGCGATTTACTTCGACGATCAAAATACCGTTCAGGCGATCCAGCAGTATGACAGGGACGATTTGCGCGAAATTGATATGGTCGAGCGGGAAACGCCGACATCCGGCAATGAACTTTCGATAATCGAACAATTCCTCGGTAATATCGGCCGATTCGGCAGAACCCCGCCGTCCCAGTAG
- a CDS encoding ubiquinol-cytochrome C chaperone family protein: MDLSFSKLFRVSDLDMASYRLYQATVDQARKAVFYEAWGVPDTPVGRFDSIVLHCFLVLNRLKQDAAATSFARKYSGAIFDDMDRNLREMGVGDLSVGKKVRKLAEGFYGRSAAYAKALEAGEPHVAETLNRNLYGDNGACPDTAVINAVAAYVTASVQALDAQALDALMAGRVRFALLPGEN; encoded by the coding sequence ATGGATTTGTCGTTCTCAAAGCTGTTCCGTGTTTCGGACCTCGACATGGCATCCTATCGCCTGTACCAGGCGACGGTGGATCAGGCGCGGAAAGCCGTGTTCTATGAGGCTTGGGGCGTACCCGATACGCCCGTGGGGCGCTTCGATTCAATCGTCCTGCATTGCTTTCTTGTCCTGAACAGGCTGAAGCAGGACGCGGCAGCGACCTCATTTGCCCGGAAGTACAGCGGCGCGATTTTCGACGACATGGACCGAAACCTTCGGGAAATGGGCGTCGGGGACCTGAGCGTCGGCAAGAAGGTAAGAAAACTGGCGGAAGGCTTTTACGGCCGTTCAGCCGCCTACGCCAAAGCCCTTGAGGCCGGTGAACCGCATGTTGCCGAGACGCTGAATCGCAACCTTTATGGCGACAACGGCGCTTGCCCTGATACGGCCGTAATAAACGCCGTGGCGGCCTATGTAACGGCGTCGGTACAGGCGCTTGACGCGCAGGCGCTGGACGCCCTCATGGCTGGCCGCGTTAGATTCGCCCTGCTACCCGGAGAAAACTAG